A genome region from Tolypothrix sp. PCC 7712 includes the following:
- a CDS encoding protein kinase domain-containing protein yields the protein MELLHQPEDIVAERYRIIKILGEGGSGTTYLALDTDSHQLVALKALSLHRLNDWKLMELFEREAKILAQLHHQAIPSYLGYFHTETTLEHCFYIVQAQAPGKSLAALIADGWRTTEEEVRYIATQILEILVYLHSLNPVVIHRDIKPQNIIRRDDGKVYLVDFGAVQNTYYNTFMRGSTVVGTYGYMAPEQFRGQAVPATDLYGLGATILFLLTHRSPADLPMERLKIDFRHHVQISDEFADWLEKMLEPDVEERFSSAVEALAALSGEQAIAAKASTPISWKTIAGVGATIATSTMAIALLNAHKWLILGMFGIIPLSNICENIDTIKDYYHQVHNANALVMESSPNGDNERMSLLVCTIRRYNLEGTKFLITQGADVKLPDRQGNTPLHLLFLDPFNPYIPRDNYQIAEMLIAKGADINLQNQEGKTPLQLAVQNSQLQIIKLLLKSGGDINQRDRSGATLLHLAISKTNQSVYGRVNTDPQLIQQLIKGGVNINATDNQGRTPLHQAVLSYSYETTTIEQLLKQGANVNAEDKDGNTPLQLISKKYIGDPKDKKLSSENQAIADILKKNGAKE from the coding sequence ATGGAACTGCTGCATCAACCAGAAGATATTGTTGCCGAGCGATACCGTATCATCAAAATTTTGGGGGAAGGTGGTAGCGGTACTACATACTTAGCTCTTGATACAGATAGCCATCAGTTGGTAGCATTGAAAGCCTTATCACTGCATCGGTTGAATGATTGGAAGCTGATGGAGTTGTTTGAACGAGAGGCGAAAATTCTCGCACAACTCCATCATCAGGCAATTCCCAGTTATCTAGGCTATTTTCACACAGAGACTACATTAGAGCATTGTTTCTACATAGTCCAAGCACAAGCGCCAGGAAAATCTTTAGCAGCCTTAATTGCTGATGGTTGGCGCACTACAGAAGAAGAAGTTAGATATATAGCCACGCAAATCTTAGAAATTCTCGTCTATCTCCACTCCCTCAATCCCGTTGTGATCCATCGGGACATCAAACCCCAAAATATTATCCGCCGTGATGATGGAAAGGTTTACTTAGTAGATTTTGGTGCAGTACAGAATACCTATTATAATACCTTTATGCGTGGTAGTACGGTAGTAGGAACATATGGTTATATGGCTCCAGAGCAGTTTCGGGGGCAAGCTGTACCTGCTACTGATTTGTATGGTTTGGGAGCAACGATACTTTTCTTACTAACGCACCGTTCTCCGGCTGATTTGCCAATGGAACGGCTGAAGATTGACTTTCGTCACCATGTGCAGATTAGTGATGAATTTGCTGACTGGTTAGAGAAAATGTTAGAGCCGGATGTGGAAGAACGTTTTAGTTCTGCTGTTGAAGCTTTAGCAGCTTTAAGTGGTGAGCAGGCGATCGCTGCTAAGGCCAGCACTCCTATATCTTGGAAAACCATCGCTGGAGTAGGAGCAACTATTGCTACATCGACAATGGCGATCGCTCTGCTGAATGCTCACAAATGGCTAATCTTGGGTATGTTTGGAATTATACCACTTTCTAATATATGTGAAAATATTGATACTATCAAAGACTATTATCACCAAGTACATAATGCCAATGCTTTAGTGATGGAGTCATCGCCGAATGGTGACAATGAGCGGATGTCTTTGTTAGTATGCACAATTCGTCGTTATAACCTTGAGGGAACGAAATTTTTAATCACTCAAGGTGCGGATGTGAAACTTCCAGATCGTCAGGGTAATACACCCTTACACCTACTATTTCTTGATCCATTCAATCCATATATTCCGAGAGATAACTACCAAATAGCCGAAATGTTAATTGCTAAAGGTGCAGATATTAACCTCCAGAATCAAGAAGGTAAAACCCCTCTACAATTAGCAGTGCAAAACTCCCAACTGCAAATCATCAAACTACTGCTCAAATCAGGTGGAGATATCAATCAGCGCGATCGCAGTGGTGCAACTTTACTACATTTAGCCATATCTAAAACTAATCAGTCAGTCTATGGCAGAGTTAACACAGACCCTCAACTTATCCAACAGCTAATTAAAGGGGGAGTGAATATCAACGCCACAGATAATCAAGGCAGAACTCCACTGCATCAAGCAGTATTAAGTTACAGTTACGAAACAACAACTATCGAACAATTGCTGAAACAGGGCGCAAATGTCAACGCTGAGGATAAAGATGGTAACACACCATTGCAATTGATCTCTAAAAAGTATATTGGCGATCCAAAAGATAAAAAACTCTCTTCAGAGAATCAGGCGATCGCCGACATTTTGAAAAAGAACGGCGCGAAGGAGTAA